Proteins encoded within one genomic window of Methanosarcina barkeri str. Wiesmoor:
- a CDS encoding UbiD family decarboxylase — MSFRTFINQLKENGKLVEILQPVSPRFEASKIAKNTKSPVLFHDISGSKVIMNLLGSRDELSSMLGVPKEKIIKKLSEVSPEGEVRLVSESPTFEVIEDQVDLTKLPILTHFEKDGAPYITAGIVVSEYGGTINASIHRLMLAGKDKLAVRLVPPRHTYLLHKKAAEKSEPLPVAIVLGCDPTIIYATSTRVPVGKEFEYAAALRGAPVELFECANGVKVPHAEIVLEGYIDPRERVDEGPFVDITGTYDVVRKEPVIHITRIIHRKDPIYHGILPAGPEHLLMMGVPYEPRIYRAVGEVTTVKNVVLTEGGCCYLHAVVQIEKQTEGDGKNAIMAAFAAHTSLKHVVIVDEDINIFDPNDVEFAIATRVKGDMDILIIPNVRGSSLDPRGAPDGTTTKVGIDATKVLVEKENFERAVIPK, encoded by the coding sequence ATGAGTTTTAGAACTTTTATCAACCAGTTAAAAGAAAATGGAAAACTGGTAGAAATTCTCCAACCTGTGTCCCCGAGGTTTGAAGCTTCAAAAATTGCAAAAAACACAAAATCTCCCGTTCTCTTTCATGATATTTCAGGTTCAAAAGTCATAATGAACCTGCTCGGGTCAAGGGATGAACTGTCCTCCATGCTCGGAGTTCCTAAAGAAAAAATTATAAAGAAACTTTCGGAAGTTTCTCCTGAAGGGGAAGTACGGCTGGTGTCAGAATCTCCAACGTTTGAGGTCATAGAAGATCAGGTTGATCTGACAAAACTTCCTATCCTCACGCATTTTGAAAAAGATGGAGCCCCTTATATAACGGCAGGAATTGTAGTTTCCGAGTATGGAGGTACGATTAATGCTTCTATTCATCGGCTTATGCTAGCAGGAAAAGATAAACTTGCAGTTCGGCTGGTTCCTCCAAGGCATACTTATCTACTACACAAAAAAGCCGCTGAAAAAAGTGAACCTCTGCCTGTTGCAATTGTACTTGGCTGCGACCCAACAATTATTTACGCGACTTCGACAAGGGTCCCTGTAGGAAAAGAGTTTGAATACGCAGCCGCCCTGCGAGGAGCTCCTGTTGAACTTTTTGAGTGTGCAAACGGGGTAAAAGTCCCTCATGCGGAGATTGTGCTTGAAGGTTATATCGACCCCAGAGAGAGGGTTGATGAAGGGCCTTTTGTTGACATAACCGGAACCTACGATGTGGTAAGAAAAGAGCCCGTTATCCATATCACTCGAATCATCCATAGAAAAGACCCGATTTATCATGGAATTCTGCCAGCCGGCCCTGAGCATCTTCTGATGATGGGAGTACCTTACGAGCCAAGGATTTACAGGGCTGTGGGAGAGGTTACTACGGTCAAAAACGTTGTGTTGACCGAAGGAGGATGCTGTTATCTCCATGCAGTTGTTCAGATTGAGAAGCAGACTGAAGGAGATGGAAAAAACGCTATCATGGCAGCCTTTGCCGCCCATACAAGCCTTAAGCATGTAGTGATTGTGGACGAAGATATAAATATTTTTGACCCGAATGATGTTGAGTTTGCAATTGCTACCAGGGTAAAAGGAGATATGGATATTCTTATTATACCCAATGTCCGGGGTAGTTCCCTTGATCCACGAGGAGCTC